In the genome of Lynx canadensis isolate LIC74 chromosome X, mLynCan4.pri.v2, whole genome shotgun sequence, one region contains:
- the LOC115507823 gene encoding integrator complex subunit 6-like, with protein sequence MPEEEGAFQARGSAVSLEDDDPKVARKSVLFGMMPDTLSFNPEAMNSDVKHQIMKEIRQFGRKYEKIFKLLEGIQGPPKARRQFVEFAIKEAARFKRRDLIKHLEKILDKIESDKFLSKDKHSPNL encoded by the exons ATGCCGGAAGAAGAGGGAGCATTCCAGGCCAGGGGCTCAGCCGTGTCATTGGAAGATG ATGACCCCAAGGTCGCCAGGAAGTCTGTGCTGTTCGGAATGATGCCGGATACGTTGTCATTCAATCCAGAGGCGATGAATAGTGATGTAAAACATCAAATCATGAAAGAAATTCGACAGTTTGGACGAA aatatgaaaaaatcttcaaattGCTTGAAGGAATTCAAGGACCTCCAAAAGCGAGGAGACAGTTTGTTGAATTTGCCATCAAGGAAGCAGCAAG atttaaaagaCGAGACTTAATTAAGCACCTTGAGAAGATACTCGACAAAATAGAATCTGACAAATTTCTCAGCAAAGATAAGCATAGCCCAAACCTATAA